In the genome of Fusobacterium necrogenes, one region contains:
- a CDS encoding HU family DNA-binding protein has translation MTKKEFVELYAEKGKVSKKEAERNINLFLETVEESLVKGEEVSFVGWGKWEVVERAGRDVRNPQTQELMRIEPKKAIKFKTGKLLAEKVK, from the coding sequence ATGACTAAAAAAGAATTTGTAGAATTGTATGCTGAAAAAGGAAAAGTATCCAAAAAAGAAGCTGAGAGAAACATCAACCTTTTTTTAGAAACTGTAGAAGAGTCTTTAGTAAAAGGTGAAGAAGTATCTTTCGTGGGTTGGGGAAAATGGGAAGTAGTTGAAAGAGCTGGAAGAGATGTAAGAAACCCTCAAACACAGGAACTAATGAGAATAGAACCAAAAAAAGCTATTAAATTCAAAACTGGAAAACTTTTAGCTGAAAAAGTAAAATAA
- a CDS encoding tyrosine-type recombinase/integrase — MSIRSNHQVYLIFLIQLNTGLRIGDVLSLKRKNFDGNYLKIIEQKTGKLQNRKINKEILEKIESYCTFNKIGQNDQIFSIKVRWVQKYLQKITGIIGINMISTHSFRKTYAHLQYINSNHNIELVRRLLNHSSISITQRYLGITDNEVDEASKKFKIIF; from the coding sequence ATTTCTATTCGTTCTAACCATCAAGTATATCTCATCTTTCTTATTCAATTAAATACTGGATTAAGAATAGGTGATGTATTAAGTTTAAAAAGAAAAAACTTTGATGGAAATTATCTTAAAATAATAGAGCAGAAAACTGGAAAGCTCCAAAATAGAAAAATTAATAAAGAAATATTGGAGAAAATTGAAAGTTACTGTACTTTTAATAAGATTGGACAGAATGATCAAATCTTTTCTATAAAAGTCCGATGGGTACAAAAATATTTACAAAAAATTACTGGAATAATTGGGATAAATATGATTTCAACACATAGCTTTAGGAAAACATATGCACATCTTCAATATATTAATAGTAATCATAATATAGAGCTAGTTAGACGATTACTTAACCATTCGTCTATTTCTATTACACAGAGATATTTAGGTATAACAGATAACGAAGTAGATGAAGCTTCAAAAAAATTTAAGATTATTTTTTAA